The following is a genomic window from Abyssicoccus albus.
GAGTTCGTTGTTCTTGCGTTGATTATCGTATGTACGTAACCTCGGAAGGCTTCCGTTGCTGTACGTAGTCCTATATCGTCAATTACAAGGAACTCTACTTCGGAGTAACGTTCAATGTCTTTCGCTATTCCATCGAGTTTATCTTCGTCCTTTGACATCGTAGCCATGTTGTATCGGTTCTGCCACTCCGTCATATCTAGAAATAACGCTAACTCTTGCGGTACTTCTTCCTTACGTTTTACGTAGTACATGAACCGTCTTCTAATATATTCGTTCAATAATGCCGAAGCCGTTGTTGTCTTTCCTGTTCCGGGAGATTCCGACATTAAATATACGTTCTTGATACGTACCCCGTCCATTGAGAACGACTTTATATACGTGTCTAATGTAGCGTAGATCGCCTCCTGTGTCGCTCTTACCGGACTATTCGACATAAATGTCGTTGTATAGTCTTTCGGTAGTTGTGACGCTTTGTATCGTCTTGTGACCGATATATACGGAGAACAGTCTGTTGTACATTGCGGGAGTGTTCCTGCGACGTTACATACTCCGGATAACGGGCAATTTTTTTCGTTTGTTTGCGTCATTGTAACGCTCCTTTCTTTCGTTTGATTATTCCACATAGTAGTCGTATATCGTTATAACAGGTAGTACATACTCTGAATATCCGACAATTATATCTCCGTAATCTTCTACCATAAACATTATATCGTCTAATGTTTCGACTTCGACTACCCAACACTCACGCTTTTCATAACGTTGGATATACCCACGTTTATTAACGCAATGTCCCCAACCGTTATCAATCCATCTCCCTTCCGTTCGCTCATACTTTTTATCGAAGTCTTCGAACGAGGGTAGTGTACGTATGCTTATGTACGCAACTTCTTCTCGTCTGCAATTTTCTATAGGCGGTAGGCTTCCGGATAGGCTTGACGCTCTTTTTACGATAAACTTACTCAACTTTACTCCTCCTCAATTTCCGAACTCATGTATCTGTCTTCAAATTCGTAAATAATGTCTCTTAATCGGTAATACAATTCTTCAAAATCATACTGTTGTTCTTCCTCGTTATACATATCCTCCGTTAGAATTACGTCTACATGACTTATATACCAATGAATCTTGTCAAACGACTCAATCTTCCAGTTTGTTAATTGCTCTTTAGTATATCCTTTTGTCATTCTGTATCCTCCCTTAATTCCGGATTCTCGAATATGTTTCCAATAACCTCTAAATTGTTCAATTCTTTGAAATAGTAACCGTCTACATAATAAGCACCATAGTTGAAATAAACAGAACCTAACACTTTAACTATTTCGATTTCAGTTCCTTTGTCATTTACAGTGTGATATGTCGCTTTTATAATGTCGCCTTCGAATATTTCTCGACCGTTCCTGTCTGTTAGCCCTGTTGATTGCATAAGTATCTTTCCTTGCATAGTCGTCCAAAAGCAATGCCCAACCATTGGGTCTAGAGTTTTGACTGCTTTATTATGAAAATCAATACAATATACATCATGCATATCTTCGTATTCTTTATCCCACGCTCTAAATTTCGGTATCATTTTTAACCCTCCTTAATATTCTCACGTTCTTCTTTCGGCGTACTCGTGTATTCCCACACAATTTTCATAAGTTCTTCACGTTGTTCATAAGTTAAATATACGAGTGGACCTCGTTGACTATTTAAAGAAAACTCTTCGTCAGTCCTAATAGACATAAGCACCCAATCATCATCGCCACATATAATAACACTCTGTATATCGACATTACGCTCTGTTAAATATACTCTACCGACAAAGTCTATCTCGCCAACACGTTCTAGCAATTCTTTCGTTTTCATTCCTTACACCCTTTCGTTAGTTTATTTTTCGTGTTCTGTGATTCGTTCTAATTCCATCAGTAAATCTTCGTTTTGCGATTCTAGTAAACGGATCATTGAACGGAGTTTGTCTTCGGTTGTATTTACTTCGGAAGATTCTACGCCAAACATTTTATTTAACTCCGTCATTTTGTGATTGTACTCTTCCTTAATTTCCACACACTTACTTTCGTAGGTATTAATTACGATAGAATATCCGTCCGGACTGTCTACGTCTCTATAACGAAGTCCCACGTAAAGGGTGTCAATTCTTCCTTCGATAAAACTCTCTTCGTCAAATATTTCGAAAATATCATAGTTATAATTACTTACTATATCTTTACGTAAGTTTTCATCGTTATCTCTTACGTATGAATTATGCGAGTACAATGCTTCGCCCATTTCTCCGTAAATAGAATATTCTTCGATTAATACTTTATTTTTCATGGTTATTCCTCCAGTTCTTTATCGTTTCTATAAAACTATCGTCAACTATTCCTTTAAGTTCTTCGGTTTTGTGTTCGGCAACCTTTA
Proteins encoded in this region:
- a CDS encoding YopX family protein, which produces MIPKFRAWDKEYEDMHDVYCIDFHNKAVKTLDPMVGHCFWTTMQGKILMQSTGLTDRNGREIFEGDIIKATYHTVNDKGTEIEIVKVLGSVYFNYGAYYVDGYYFKELNNLEVIGNIFENPELREDTE
- a CDS encoding ATP-binding protein, with product MTQTNEKNCPLSGVCNVAGTLPQCTTDCSPYISVTRRYKASQLPKDYTTTFMSNSPVRATQEAIYATLDTYIKSFSMDGVRIKNVYLMSESPGTGKTTTASALLNEYIRRRFMYYVKRKEEVPQELALFLDMTEWQNRYNMATMSKDEDKLDGIAKDIERYSEVEFLVIDDIGLRTATEAFRGYVHTIINARTTNSLPIVFTSNVPITELRNVFDDRLYDRVRDQCIELPFDGQSKRGRR